From Plasmodium yoelii strain 17X genome assembly, chromosome: 7, one genomic window encodes:
- a CDS encoding PIR protein: protein MDKQLCEKFDNVWEDFLNRLTADGKYQFKDKTFLNSYCDVDKCDSDIEKINAGFFYLLNQFFGSSVLSHYGKNNINIVDYIILWLSYMLTLKENPLKNGMKYFYTTFINSNAKYKMTVENVEDCHTFKDIIEKRHNLMNDDMDKNSISTLHDAFKLLCKMYTDFNEDTSNCKKCSENAKKFVEKYKKLNGDPNNTNGSSYNKMLSTLSTDYNKLKDKCNNTLPFPSIETIQNSELTSAQTSEVASSSSSISKNIFTVLSIFGAIAFFLGISYKYSLFGFRKRFQKQYLRQKIKKIKKKMNH from the exons ATGGATAAGCAattg tgtgaaaAATTCGATAATGTATGGGAGGATTTTCTCAATAGATTGACTGCTGATGGAAAGTATCAATTTAAAGATaaaacttttttaaatagttattGTGATGTTGATAAATGTGATAGTGATatcgaaaaaattaatgccggatttttttatttgcttaATCAATTTTTTGGGAGTTCTGTGTTATCGCATTAtgggaaaaataatataaatattgttgATTATATTATcctatggttaagttatatgttaaccCTAAAGGAAAATCCACTTAAAAATGgtatgaaatatttttataccacatttataaatagtaatgcaaaatataaaatgactGTAGAGAATGTTGAAGATTGtcatacttttaaggatatTATAGAAAAAAGACACAATTTGATGAATGATGACATGgataaaaatagtatatcTACATTgcatgatgcatttaaattattatgtaaaatGTATACTGATTTTAATGAAGACACATCAAATTGCAAAAAATGTTCGGAAAATGCTAAAaaatttgttgaaaaatataaaaaacttaATGGAGATCCTAATAATACTAATGGCagttcatataataaaatgttgtctactttatcaactgattataataaattaaaagataaatGTAACAATACTTTACCCTTTCCATCGATAGAAACAATACAAAATTCTGAACTAACTTCTGCACAAACTTCTGAAGTtgcatcatcaagttcgtcgatatcAAAGAACAtatttacagttttatcgatatttggtgcaatagcattttttttaggaatttcttataag tattcgttatttggatttcggaaacgatttcaaaaacaatatttaagacaaaaaataaaaaaaataaagaagaaaatgaatcattaa
- a CDS encoding PIR protein has product MDKTLCKQFDTLRNYLPDDLKNHGSIDFNQNENIKYYCPNGDTGNTKECKNELDKIKAGCLWLFEQLFVKNKKNISTVEYIIIWLSYKLNQKKYDGINNLNDFYEAHIKNNTHYTSCNNGSGNCSDLLNINTGYPNYKKIIDGRKRLLSTNFGDMSKFYDAFKPLCKMYTELNENNTISEKSIENAKKFVEKYNELNPSDIGEDSPYYQVLSTLSSDYNNLKDSCDSNTVDCKNIPSLTSTEAEEIGMKSSEDICDATSSFSIVKKLILALLIFSAITIFLGIFFKCSLFVLRKRAQKQYLREKLKK; this is encoded by the exons aTGGATAAAACCCTG tgtaaacAGTTTGATACATTGAGAAACTATTTACCCGATGACTTAAAAAACCATGGATCAATCGATTTTAATCAAAATGAGAATATTAAGTATTACTGCCCTAATGGAGATACAGGAAACACTAAAGAATGTAAAAATGAGctcgataaaattaaggCTGGATGTTTATGGTTGTTTGAGCAATTGTttgtgaaaaataaaaaaaatatcagtacagttgaatacattatcatatggttaagttataaactaaATCAAAAGAAATATGACGGAATCAACAAtctaaatgatttttatgaAGCGCACATAAAGAATAATACACATTATACTAGTTGTAATAATGGCAGTGGAAATTGTAgtgatttattaaatattaatacagGATATCCAAATTATAAGAAAATCATAGATGGAAGAAAGAGATTGTTGAGTACTAATTTTGGGgatatgtctaaattttatgatgcatttaaaccATTATGTAAAATGTATACTGAACTTAATGAAAACAACACAATATCTGAGAAATCTATAGAAAATGCTAAAaaatttgttgaaaaatataatgaacttAATCCTTCTGATATTGGTGAAGATAGTCCTTATTATCAAgtattgtctacattatcaagtgattataataatttaaaagattCTTGTGATAGTAATACCGTTGattgtaaaaatattccATCCCTTACATCGACAGAAGCAGAAGAAATTGGTATGAAAAGTTCTGAAGATATTTGTGATGCTACATCAAGCTTCTCgatagtaaaaaaattaattctagctttattaatattcagTGCAATAACAATCTTTTtgggaattttttttaag tgtTCGTTATTTGTATTACGGAAAAGAgctcaaaaacaatatttaagagaaaagctaaaaaaataa
- a CDS encoding PIR protein, giving the protein MEGSSYNIEDVYKEIGTINDYFWETDEGVFRINTQHKSINDYCNNGSNSGFGKCNDYLEMTICSLIYLLKTLKENNTLEDDKLAEYAILWLSYKLDQKQKDKLTDLNKFYTDHIEKNKYYNEKIKDDDTTTYKKIIDKIKDLMDIKEISKFNDPFSILFYLYYVFHDESLNCKQNLDLANKFVQNVEKLIEDSNNTVDISYNKLLSTLSNDYNILINKYGNENKCPNFKSLSKIEPKKNPVEDSGQKFGETSEVISSSSSILNTVIPGLSIFAIPVFLGVAYKYSLFGFDKLFQRQYIRKKLKKVKKKMKLNI; this is encoded by the exons ATGGAAGGGTCAAGTTATAATATTGAGGATGTg tATAAAGAAATTGGTACGATCAATGACTATTTTTGGGAGACTGATGAAGGTGTATTTAGAATTAATACACAACACAAATCAATCAACGATTATTGTAATAACGGGAGTAACTCAGGATTTGGTAAATGTAATGATTATCTTGAAATGACTATTTGTAGTCTTATTTATTTGCTAAAAACGTTAAAGGAAAATAATACTTTAGAAGATGATAAACTTGCCGAATAcgctattttatggttaagttataaactaGATCAAAAGCAAAAAGATAAATTAAccgatttaaataaattttatactgatcatatagaaaaaaataagtattataatgagaaaataaaagatgATGATACTACGACTTATAAGAAAAttatagataaaataaaagatttgATGGATATTAAAGAAATATCTAAATTTAATGATCCATttagtatattattttatttgtattatgtATTTCATGATGAAAGTTTGAATTGCAAACAAAATTTGGATTTAGCTAATAAATTTGTtcaaaatgttgaaaaaCTTATTGAAGATTCTAATAATACAGTAGAcatttcatataataaattgttatctacattatcaaatgattataatattttaataaataaatatggtaatgaaaataaatgcCCCAATTTTAAATCACTTTCAAAAATAGAACCTAAAAAAAATCCTGTAGAAGATTCTGGACAAAAATTTGGGGAAACTTCTGAAGTTatatcatcaagttcgtcgatattAAACACAGTAATTCCAggtttatcgatatttgcaATACCGGTTTTCTTGGGAGttgcttataag tattcattatttggatttgATAAGCTATTTCAAAGAcaatatataagaaaaaaattaaaaaaagtaaagaagaaaatgaaacttaatatatga
- a CDS encoding fam-b protein, with amino-acid sequence MRVNILKYVLFSIIICFFEYGKNEIWHERNIIKFRSNRILGDVEKEFDLNDFYESTFSLTKQLNEYNDDNEEIIHIRNAINSYIKNHKDKSTLPDLNKLDKRTKKLIYKIREELKEVKKEIDNMGDSGITTKVIENKRIRKKDENNYVSEGEDYNQLKNEVNFLEREYRQPNLSSVNTYKNKRKINELYEGLKLRSILLVFLSLVIIISGTVPIAFTVLCSVVSFETFIRSCQYIKLIMKVYKKPKKSKTSK; translated from the exons atgagagtgaatattttaaaatacgttcttttttcaattattatttgtttttttgaatatgGGAAAAAT GAAATATGGCATGAaaggaatataataaaatttagaagCAATAGAATATTAGGAGATGTAGAAAAGGAGTTCgatttaaatgatttttatgaATCAACTTTTAGTCTTACAAAACAACTTAATGAGTACAATGATGATAACGAagaaattatacatattcgAAATGctataaattcatatataaagaaTCATAAAGACAAGAGTACATTACCCGATTTAAATAAGTTAGATAAAAGAACTAAAAagttaatttataaaattcgaGAAGAATTAAAAGAAGTAAAAAAAGAGATTGATAATATGGGGGATAGTGGAATAACAACAAAAGTgatagaaaataaaagaataagaaaaaaagatgaaaataattatgtatcAGAAGGTGAAGACTATAACCAATTGAAAAACGAAGTAAATTTCTTGGAGAGAGAATATAGACAGCCCAATTTAAGTAGTGTTAatacttataaaaataaacgaaaGATAAACGAATTGTACGAAGGATTAAAATTGAGGTCAATATTGTTGGTTTTTCTTTCTTTGGTGATAATAATATCAGGAACCGTTCCTATCGCATTTACTGTTTTATGTTCCGTGGTTTCATTTGAAACATTTATTAGGTCTTGTCAATACATTAAATTAATCAtgaaagtatataaaaaacccaaaaaatcaaaaacaTCAAAATAA
- a CDS encoding PIR protein, producing MDYNLCMRFNNLRSYLPDDLSKGTTSDINTLGNIKNYCSNRKSGGTECKTDLDKINGGCIWLFEQLFVKNKIKNINIVGYIMIWLSYMLSIKNIKEFKNLNEFYNKHIENKPYYINCDNNGTDCSKSLKEITGYANYKEIIDKKKEFLNINFEDVSKLYDAFKSLCIMYTEISVSDRNDKKYLENAKKFVEKYENLKNDSNNTKDSAYYQVLSTLSNDYNNFKKYCIRINDNCSDIPLLSDTKTTQISEPSSETSPELSFEVTSSSSITNKLIPVLSIIGVIGFLLGISYKYSLFGFRKRTPKQHLREKIKK from the exons atgGATTATAAcctg TGTATGAGGTTTAATAACTTGAGAAGCTATTTACCCGATGACTTAAGCAAAGGTACAACTAGTGATATTAATACTTTAGGGAACATTAAGAATTATTGTTCTAATAGAAAATCAGGGGGAACAGAATGTAAGACTGATctcgataaaataaatggtgGATGTATATGGTTGTTTGAGCAATTGTttgtgaaaaataaaataaaaaatatcaatattGTTGGATACATTATGAtttggttaagttatatgttaagcATAAAGAATATTAAGGAGTTTAAGaatttaaatgaattttacaataaacatatagaaaataaaccatattatattaattgtgATAATAATGGTACAGATTGTAGTAAAtcattaaaagaaataacaggatatgcaaattataaggaaatcatagataaaaaaaaggaatttttgaatattaattttgaGGATGTGTCTAAATtgtatgatgcatttaaatcattatgtatcATGTATACTGAAATTAGTGTAAGCGACAGAAACGATAAgaaatatttagaaaatgctaaaaaatttgttgaaaaataCGAAAACCTTAAAAACGATTCTAATAATACTAAAGATAGCGCCTATTATCAAgtattgtctacattatcaaatgattataataattttaaaaaatattgtattagAATTAACGACAATTGTAGCGATATTCCGCTACTTTCAGATACAAAAACAACACAAATTTCTGAACCGAGTTCTGAAACGAGTCCTGAACTGAGTTTTGAAGTtacatcaagttcgtcgataacaaacaaattaattccagttttatcgataatTGGTGTAATAGGATTtcttttaggaatttcttataag tattcgttatttggattccGGAAACGAACCCCAAAACagcatttaagagaaaagataaaaaaataa